The segment CGTTTCGTCTAGCGTCGCCGTCAGACGATCCAAATTCTGCTCCAGCCCGTCGCCAGCAAAACTGCGAACGTTCGCGCAGGTCTGCGCATCATCAAACGCCATCCGCCAGTGAAGGTGACAACCTTTTTCCGCCGGCGCGAACGTGAGCGTTGATTGAAAATGGGGAGCGCTCTGATGATCAAACACGATCCGCGTCGGCGCTACGATTTCCAGGAACCGGCTTTCGTTCAAATAGTCGGCGCCGTTGGGGCCATGCATGATGAATCGCCAATGGCCGCCGGGCTGAAAATCAAATTCGTGAAACGTGTTGGTGAAGCCGTTGGGGCCCCACCACCGCGCCAGGATCGCCGGATCGCGAAACGCGGCGAAGATTTGCGCGGGAGAGTAGGGGATTAGGCGGCTCGTTTCGATCCGGCAGTCGACCGGGACTTCGTTGGCGTCGTTCATCGCGCTCGTGCTCTTTCCTGGGATGCCGGTCACTGCGGGACGAGCCAACAATGACCGGCGCCGCATGCTGCTTTACTGTTGCTGCTGTAGTTGCTGTTTCACCTTCTCGTTTCGTGCGGTGATCAGCGCGTTGACCGTTTCATCGGCCGGACGGATTTCAAACGGACCCATTTTGACGCCGGGGTGTTTCGACATCAGGGCGATCGCGTGATTCATGTCGCGAGCTTCCAGCAGCAAGATGCCGCCGAGCGTTTCCTTCGTTTCCGAAAATGGACCGTCGGTTACTTCGACGTTTCCGTCTTTCGCCCTCAGCGTGACCGCGTCATGCGACCAGCCGAGCGCCTCGCCGCCGAGAAAGTGTCCGCCCCGACGCAGCTCATCGTCATACGCAAAGCACTCGTCCATCAACTTTTGACCTACGTCGGGCGGGATCTCGGCATACGCCTTTTGGTCGATATAGCCCAGGCAAACGTATTTCATGCGATCAAACTCCGTTGGTGGTTGTTGCGATTCGGATCAGCTTTTAGAGCCGAACTTTATCCAGTAGTCGAACGGCCGCCGGCGAAATCGACAGCCGCGAAAAGATTTTCGCCAAAAAGTTCGCTCACGTGCGTAGACGTTCGATCTTCGTGTTCAGAAGTCGTTTCTCCGCTTCCTGTTGCGTCAGTTCGGCCGCTCTCGTGAGCGCCGCGATCGCCGCTTCTTTTTCTCCGGCTCGGCACAACAGTTCCCCTCGGGCCGAATGGGCCAGGTGATAGTCGGCCAGATCGCCGCGGGCCAGGATCGCGTCGATAATTGCCAGGCCGGCTTCCGGTCCGTCCCGCATCGCGACGGCGACTGCTCGGTTCAGTTCGATTACCGGCGACGGCTCGATCTGCAGCAGCGCCGAATAGAGCACCACAATCTGATTCCAATCGGTTTGGTCGGCTGTCGGCGCTTCGGCATGAATCGCCGAGATCGCCCC is part of the Blastopirellula sediminis genome and harbors:
- a CDS encoding SRPBCC family protein — its product is MNDANEVPVDCRIETSRLIPYSPAQIFAAFRDPAILARWWGPNGFTNTFHEFDFQPGGHWRFIMHGPNGADYLNESRFLEIVAPTRIVFDHQSAPHFQSTLTFAPAEKGCHLHWRMAFDDAQTCANVRSFAGDGLEQNLDRLTATLDETAR
- a CDS encoding YciI family protein; translation: MKYVCLGYIDQKAYAEIPPDVGQKLMDECFAYDDELRRGGHFLGGEALGWSHDAVTLRAKDGNVEVTDGPFSETKETLGGILLLEARDMNHAIALMSKHPGVKMGPFEIRPADETVNALITARNEKVKQQLQQQQ